One window from the genome of Magnolia sinica isolate HGM2019 chromosome 4, MsV1, whole genome shotgun sequence encodes:
- the LOC131243932 gene encoding acetyl-coenzyme A carboxylase carboxyl transferase subunit alpha, chloroplastic: MASLPHSPIAFSGTSASDHLQSSCSGINGMPLKYLGRTCLGVGRRDLSIVAKIKKWKKHDYPWPDEVDPNVKGGHVSYLSHFKPLKEKPKPVTLDFEKPLRALEKKIIDVRKMADETGLDFSDQISSLETKYQQALKDLYTHLTPIQRLTIARHPNRPTFLDHMLRITDKWVELHGDRAGYDDPAIVTGIGSIDGMNCLFIGHQKGRNTKENIQRNFGMPTPHGYRKALRLMLYADHHGLPIVTFIDTPGAYADLRSEELGQGEAIAHNLRAMFGLKVPIVTVVIGEGGSGGALAIGCANRLLMMENAVFFVASPEACAAILWKSSKAAPKAAEKLKITATELCKLKIADGIIPEPLGGAHTDPSWTSERIKIALVGELKELLKMDTQQLLHHRMLKFRAMGGFQEGIPADPIKKARMKKKEEPVQKGEPSKTSDVDLQDEIEKLKLQIVKSKESSSRPPELGLNEMIEKLKREVDLEFSKAVKSMGLKDRLELLRKDVSKARSSPDQLIDPGLKEKIEKLKQELNQGLSTSPNLPSLNYKLDMLKEISKAKELSEQEGKLASIKQEINKRLKEIVDRSDMKERIEMLQAEMENFGVSTEGDLDHGLKEKIVKVKKEIGLELANVLKSLHLDVELVAPKQEVLRTNDFIEQPPFSDLNVKIKELNHEINDVIQDAVDSTDLKNEIEMLKLEVAKAGNSPYPESANKIEALKQQIKQSLGAALSSSGLIDKHEKLMQEIAKAKGSEELNGVLKKEALQEGDSKHDVSRMQINMDVSRR; the protein is encoded by the exons ATGGCTTCTTTGCCTCATTCTCCAATTGCATTTTCCGGCACCTCTGCCTCAGATCATCTTCAGAGTTCTTGTAGTGGCATCAATGGGATGCCTTTGAAATATCTTGGGAGGACGTGCTTAGGTGTTGGGAGGAGGGATCTCTCCATCGTTGCAAAGATCAAGAAGTGGAAGAAGCACGATTACCCGTGGCCGGACGAGGTTGACCCGAATGTGAAAGGTGGACATGTGAGCTATCTCTCGCATTTCAAGCCTTTGAAAGAGAAGCCGAAGCCAGTTACATTGGACTTCGAGAAACCTCTCAGAGCTCTAGAGAAGAAGATCATTGAT GTACGAAAGATGGCAGATGAAACTGGTCTGGATTTCAGTGACCAGATCTCTTCTCTGGAGACTAAGTATCAGCAG GCTTTAAAAGACCTGTACACACATCTGACTCCCATACAACGCTTGACCATTGCTCGGCATCCTAACAGGCCAACTTTTCTTGACCATATGTTAAGGATTACTGACAAG TGGGTGGAGCTTCATGGAGACCGTGCTGGTTATGATGATCCTGCCATTGTCACAGGCATAGGAAGTATAGATGGTATGAACTGTCTTTTCATAGGTCATCAAAAAGGTAGAAACACGAAAGAAAACATTCAACGTAACTTTGGGATGCCTACTCCACACGG TTACCGGAAAGCTTTGCGCCTGATGCTTTATGCCGATCATCATGGATTGCCTATCGTTACATTTATTGACACGCCAGGGGCTTATGCAGACCTTAGGTCAGAGGAATTAGGCCAA GGTGAGGCCATAGCACATAATTTGAGGGCTATGTTTGGTCTGAAAGTTCCAATTGTTACGGTTGTTATTGGGGAAGGTGGTTCTGGTGGTGCACTTGCTATTGGATGTGCTAACAGATTATTAATGATGGAAAATGCAGTTTTCTTTGTTGCCAG CCCAGAGGCATGTGCTGCAATCTTGTGGAAGAGTTCCAAAGCTGCTCCAAAG GCAGCTGAGAAGTTGAAGATAACTGCTACAGAATTGTGCAAGCTGAAAATTGCAGATGGCATCATTCCC GAACCGCTTGGTGGTGCACACACCGATCCATCTTGGACCTCAGAACGGATAAAGATTGCACTTGTTGGAGAACTGAAA GAGCTCTTGAAAATGGACACACAACAGCTCCTGCACCATCGCATGCTCAAATTCCGTGCAATGGGTGGGTTCCAAGAAGGCATTCCAGCAGACCCAATAAAGAAAGCtagaatgaagaagaaagaggagccGGTTCAAAAGGGAGAGCCCAGTAAAACTTCAGATGTTGACTTGCAGGATGAGATTGAAAAGCTCAAACTGCAAATTGTCAAATCCAAGGAGTCCTCGTCTCGGCCTCCTGAGTTGGGCCTGAATGAGATGATTGAGAAACTGAAAAGGGAGGTTGATCTGGAATTTTCTAAGGCTGTCAAATCCATGGGATTGAAGGACAGGCTCGAGTTGTTGCGGAAGGATGTTTCAAAAGCGAGGAGTTCGCCAGACCAACTCATAGATCCGGGCCTCAAGGAGAAGATTGAGAAACTCAAGCAGGAGTTGAACCAAGGTCTATCAACATCTCCCAATTTACCGAGCTTGAATTACAAACTTGATATGCTGAAGGAAATATCAAAAGCCAAGGAACTCTCAGAGCAGGAAGGAAAACTTGCGTCGATAAAGCAGGAAATCAATAAAAGGCTCAAAGAGATTGTTGATAGATCCGATATGAAGGAGAGGATTGAGATGCTACAGGCAGAAATGGAAAATTTTGGAGTCTCAACAGAAGGTGATCTCGATCATGGGCTGAAGGAGAAAATCGTGAAAGTGAAGAAGGAGATAGGATTAGAGCTGGCCAATGTATTGAAGTCCTTGCATTTGGATGTTGAGCTTGTGGCACCAAAACAAGAGGTGTTGAGAACAAATGACTTTATCGAGCAGCCACCATTCTCAGATTTAAATGTCAAGATCAAGGAATTGAATCATGAAATTAATGATGTGATACAAGATGCTGTGGATTCAACGGATCTGAAGAACGAAATTGAGATGCTGAAGCTGGAGGTGGCGAAGGCGGGGAATTCACCCTATCCAGAATCAGCGAATAAGATCGAGGCACTGAAGCAACAGATAAAGCAGAGCCTTGGAGCTGCTTTAAGCTCCTCGGGCTTGATAGATAAGCATGAGAAGCTGATGCAGGAGATTGCTAAAGCCAAAGGATCGGAGGAATTGAATGGAGTTTTGAAGAAGGAGGCTCTGCAAGAAGGCGATTCAAAACACGATGTGTCGAGAATGCAGATTAATATGGATGTGAGCCGCAGATAA